One segment of Etheostoma cragini isolate CJK2018 chromosome 23, CSU_Ecrag_1.0, whole genome shotgun sequence DNA contains the following:
- the nup37 gene encoding nucleoporin Nup37 produces the protein MQEDSSRSPSYTVACEDYVHVVEFSPFSSGTPASLLAYGGNQYVVVGTCLFQEEDTEIEGVEFNVLRAFHHELRVDALAWSPESRLDRIPTIRFCTAGTDRKLRLLTSDLQDRNEVKVMEGHTSYINHLVFEPTEGKQIASVSDDHTCRVWDLDGNESTTLRLRSPGISVCWHPEEAFKLMVAEKKGTIRFYDLVTQQAILSVDCGQSPLMSADWCLTNTIKVGAVAGNDWLIWDITRSSYPQEKRPAHIDKARLFKWSLANENLFATTGCPGKISSQLLIHHLGHPQPVTIGSATVGSGLSWHRTLPLCVVGGDRKLCFWMTEM, from the exons ATGCAGGAGGACTCTAGCCGCAGTCCCAGTTACACTGTGGCATGCGAGGACTATGTTCATGTGGTTGAATTTAGTCCTTTCAGCTCTGGTACCCCTGCTTCTCTTCTGGCCTATGGTGGAAACCAGTATGTGGTGGTGGGCACCTGCCTATTCCAG GAGGAGGATACAGAGATCGAGGGAGTTGAATTCAATGTTCTTCGAGCTTTTCATCATGAATTGCGGGTCGATGCTCTCGCCTGGAGCCCAGAGTCCCGACTGGACAGGATACCCACAATCAG ATTTTGCACCGCTGGAACTGACCGAAAGCTACGCCTGCTGACTTCTGATCTTCAGGATAGGAATGAAGTCAAG GTGATGGAGGGCCACACCAGCTACATTAACCATTTGGTGTTCGAGCccacagaaggaaaacaaatagCTTCTGTCAGTGATGACCACACTTGCAG GGTGTGGGACCTGGATGGAAATGAAAGCACTACTCTCAGACTCCGCTCTCCGGGCATCAGTGTGTGCTGGCACCCAGAGGAAGCCTTTAAG TTAATGGTGGCAGAGAAGAAGGGAACGATTCGCTTCTACGACCTGGTGACCCAGCAGGCCATTCTGTCAGTGGACTGCGGTCAGTCCCCACTCATGTCAGCGGATTGGTGCCTCACCAACACAATTAAAGTCGGTGCTGTGGCAGGCAACGACTGGCTCATCTGGGACATAACTCGCTCCAG TTACCCTCAAGAAAAAAGACCAGCCCACATAGATAAAGCAAGGCTATTCAA GTGGTCTCTAGCCAACGAAAACCTCTTTGCCACCACTGGATGTCCAGGAAAGATCTCCAGTCAGTTACTCATCCACCATCTTGGCCACCCACAG CCAGTGACGATCGGATCGGCCACAGTAGGATCGGGGCTCAGCTGGCACCGGACGCTCCCGCTGTGTGTGGTTGGTGGCGACAGGAAACTTTGCTTCTGGATGACTGAAATGTAG